The following proteins come from a genomic window of Ailuropoda melanoleuca isolate Jingjing chromosome 2, ASM200744v2, whole genome shotgun sequence:
- the THEMIS2 gene encoding protein THEMIS2, with protein sequence MEPVSLQDFVCTLDLASLPRVLRVCSGVYFQGSIYEISGNECCLSTGDLIKVTQVRLQKVVCENPGTGQTMEITPSFCGHFSPLTGPQSYATLEELLSAATRRSKKLPIGFMSTHRITTGARVVPRDQPLLLEDVEAYHRTYRARCVLDTETQPFILHLPLSQKGPFWEWEPGAPRPLLQALQDPALSDRLFTCPTLPWRSLILRPQYELQAIMHLRRTTVKIPSTLEVDVEDVTASSQHIHFIQPLLLSEALARGGPFPLPTEILEVPEGPPIFLSPWVGSLQKGQKLCIHGLASPPWRVLVSTKGRKVPRHFMVSGAYQGKLRRRPREFLTAYDLLGALRPGQPLRVVATKDCEGEGTDGPGFASLAVGDRLEVLRCGQAHGAKGQDIDVLVCQRLSDQAEEEEYAEGEDEDQILLPLYFSSSFVEEMSDNRRYNLEDLTAQFPLPCEAKVVAKDSSLPVDPLPSFPGLRLEDKITEPFLMVSLDSTPDMCFEIPPRWLDLTVVETEGQPGQPAGPLPVATVEELTEAFYYTLRQLPDFENQPPPPRPPKSQGLSGQKKQSGKDKSGQSSQVAGLQQAPLHPKPKMKTLPQCAKDSSNTYSKVSAHRKDPRHTKSVTKDPDDDEHDYEEIFEKFQNTL encoded by the exons ATGGAGCCGGTGTCGCTGCAGGACTTCGTTTGCACCCTGGACCTCGCCTCCCTCCCGCGTGTGCTGCGGGTCTGCTCGGGGGTCTACTTCCAAG GTTCCATCTACGAGATCTCTGGGAATGAGTGCTGCCTCTCCACAGGGGACCTGATCAAGGTCACCCAGGTTCGCCTCCAGAAGGTGGTCTGCGAGAACCCAGGAACGGGCCAGACCATGGAAATCACCCCCAGCTTCTGTG GCCACTTCAGCCCCCTCACCGGCCCTCAGAGCTATGCAACCCTGGAGGAGCTGCTCTCTGCTGCAACCCGGCGCTCCAAGAAGCTGCCCATTGGCTTCATGTCAACCCACAGAATCACCACAGGGGCCAGGGTGGTGCCCAGGGACCAGCCCCTCCTGCTTGAGGATGTGGAAGCATACCATAGGACCTACCGTGCCCGCTGCGTGCTAGACACCGAAACCCAGCCGTTCATTCTGCACCTGCCCCTGTCCCAGAAGGGGCCCTTCTGGGAGTGGGAGCCTGGTGCCCCTCGGCCCCTGCTCCAGGCCCTGCAGGACCCAGCCCTGAGCGACCGCCTCTtcacctgccccaccctcccctggcGTTCCCTGATCCTGAGGCCCCAGTATGAGCTCCAAGCCATCATGCACT TGCGCAGGACCACTGTCAAGATCCCCTCCACCCTGGAGGTCGACGTGGAAGATGTCACCGCCTCCTCTCAACACATCCACTtcattcagccactgctgctgaGCGAGGCCCTGGCCCGGGGaggccccttccctctgcccacgGAGATCCTGGAAGTTCCGGAGGGGCCCCCCATCTTCCTCAGCCCATGGGTAGGCTCCTTGCAGAAAGGCCAGAAGCTCTGCATCCATGGCCTGGCCTCACCACCCTGGCGGGTCCTGGTCTCCACCAAGGGCCGGAAGGTGCCCAGACACTTCATGGTCTCCGGGGCTTATCAGGGCAAGCTGCGGCGGCGGCCGAGAGAGTTCCTCACGGCCTATGACCTCCTGGGTGCTCTTCGGCCAGGCCAACCCCTCCGGGTCGTGGCCACAAAGGACTGTGAGGGCGAAGGGACAGACGGCCCTGGGTTTGCGTCCCTGGCCGTGGGCGACAGGTTGGAGGTGCTGAGGTGTGGCCAGGCCCATGGGGCCAAAGGCCAGGACATAGATGTCTTGGTGTGTCAGCGGCTGAGCGACCAGGCTGAGGAGGAAGAgtatgcagagggagaagacgaaGACCAGATTCTGCTGCCCCTCTACTTCTCCAGTAGTTTCGTGGAGGAGATGAGTGACAATCGACGCTATAACCTGGAAGATCTGACTGCCCAGTTTCCACTGCCCTGTGAGGCCAAGGTGGTGGCCAAGGACAGCAGCCTTCCTGTTGatcctctgccctccttcccaggcCTGCGGCTGGAGGACAAAATCACAGAACCCTTCTTGATGGTCAGCCTTGACTCCACCCCTGACATGTGCTTCGAGATCCCTCCCCGGTGGCTGGACCTGACTGTTGTGGAGACCGAGGGGCAGCCCGGCCAGCCAGCTGGGCCCCTCCCTGTGGCCACAGTGGAGGAGCTGACAGAAGCCTTCTACTATACCCTCCGGCAGTTACCGGACTTCGAGAACCAACCCCCCCCACCGAGGCCCCCCAAAAGCCAGGGCCTCAGTGGGCAGAAGAAACAAAGCGGCAAGGACAAAAGTGGCCAG TCCTCTCAAGTGGCAGGACTGCAGCAAGCCCCTCTGCACCCCAAACCCAAGATGAAGACGCTGCCACAGTGCGCCAAGGACAGCTCGAATACATACAGCAAGGTTTCTGCCCACAGGAAGGACCCCAGGCACACTAAGTCCGTCACAAAAGATCCAG ATGACGATGAACACGattatgaagaaatatttgagaaattcCAGAACACCCTTTAG
- the RPA2 gene encoding replication protein A 32 kDa subunit yields MWFGGSESYSSSSFGGAGGYTQSPGGFGSPTPSQAEKKSRARAQHIVPCTISQLLSATLVDEMFKIGNVEISQVTVVGIIRHAEKAPTNIVYKLDDMTAAPMDVRQWVDTDDASSENTVVPPETYVKVAGHLRSFQNKKSLVAFKIMPLEDMNEFTTHILEVVNAHMTLSKSNSQPPAGRAPISNPGMGETANFGGNSSMPANGLTVAQNQVLNLIKACPRPEGLNFQDLKNQLQHMTVASIKQAVDFLSNEGHIYSTVDDDHFKSTDAD; encoded by the exons ATGTGGTTTG GTGGATCTGAAAGCTACAGCAGCTCCTCCTTTGGCGGAGCGGGCGGCTACACGCAGTCCCCCGGGGGCTTTGGATCGCCGACACCTTCGCAGGCTGAAAAGAAATCA agagcCCGAGCCCAGCACATTGTACCCTGTACCATATCTCAGCTGCTTTCTGCCACTCTGGTTGATGAAATGTTCAAAATTGGGAATGTTGAGATTTCACAG GTCACTGTCGTGGGTATAATCAGACATGCAGAGAAGGCCCCAACCAACATCGTGTACAAACTGGATGACATGACCGCCGCGCCCATGGATGTCCGTCAGTGGGTTGACACAGAC gATGCCAGCAGTGAAAACACAGTGGTTCCTCCAGAGACATATGTGAAAGTGGCTGGCCATCTGAGATCTTTTCAG aaCAAAAAAAGCCTTGTAGCCTTTAAGATCATGCCTCTGGAGGATATGAATGAGTTCACCACACATATTCTGGAAGTTGTCAATGCACACATGACCCTGAGCAAATCTAACAGCCAG CCCCCAGCAGGGAGAGCACCTATCAGCAATCCAGGAATGGGTGAAACAGCTAACTTTGGTGGGAATAGCTCCATGCCAGCAAATGGTCTCACTGTGGCCCAAAACCAG GTGCTGAATTTGATTAAGGCTTGTCCAAGACCTGAAGGATTAAACTTTCAGGATCTCAAGAACCAGCTCCAACACATGACTGTAGCCTCCATAAA gcAAGCTGTGGATTTTCTTAGCAACGAGGGACACATCTATTCCACTGTGGACGATGATCATTTTAAATCCACAGACGCAGACTGA